The region CCTGGCAGACCCTCCTCGTCTTCGCGGAGGAGGATGACGACTCGACGAACGGCACCGCCACGTTCCTGTCCAGAATCAGTCAGCTTCCCGGCACCGGGACCGCCGTGTGGACCGCCACCGAACTGGACAACGACGCCCCCACGCCGTCGCCGGCGCCTTCGCCCGCACCCTCGCCCGCGCCGAGCTGAGCCCGGAGAAGGGCGGCGACCAGGGCGGCCGTGGCGGGCGGGTCGGGCGGCTCGCCGTACGTGGCCGCGTGGACGCGGCGGGCCGGGCCCGGCAGTTCGGAGGTCAGGACGCCGGGATGGCGATGGGCCGACAGCGCCAGCCGGGGGAGGACCGCCACGCCCAGCCCGGCGGCGACCATCGCCTGCACGGCCACGTAGTCGTCCGTCGTGAACGAGACGCGCGGCTCGAAGCCCGCCTCGGCGCACAGCGCGAGCAGGTGGGCGCGGCACCGCTCGCAGCCCGCGATCCAGGGGGCTTCGGCGTACGCCGCCAGATCCGCGGCCGGGCTTGGAGTGACCGGGCCGGCGGTCACGAGGAGGCTCGGGTCGTCGAGCAGGGGGACCAGCCGGACGCCGTCGTCCTCGGGGCCGGTCCCGTCGTACCGGAAGACGACGGCCACGTCGACCTCGCCCGACCGCAGCAGACGCAGCGCCTCGGGTGGCTCGGCCTCCATCAGGCGCAGGTCCAGCCCGGGATGCTCCTTCGCGAGCCGCGCGGCGGCGGCGGGGACGAACGTGCCGAGGGCCGAGGGGAACGCGGCCAGCCGTACGCGCCCGGCCCGCAGCCCGACGTGCGCGGACAGCTCGGCGGACGCCGCGTCGAGGCGGCCGAGGATCTCGGCGCCGCGTTCGGCGAGCAGACGGCCCGCCTCGGTCAGGCGGAGGCCGCGTCCCACCCGCTGCACCAGCTTCGCGCCCGTCTCCGCCTCCAGCCGGGCGAGATGGTGGCTCACCGACGGCTGCGAGTAGTGCAGTTCGCGCGCCGCCGCCGTGACCGTGCCCGCCCGGGCCACCGCGACGAGGACACGCAGCCGTACGACGTCGATCGTCATCTATCAACCATGTCTATCGGTTCCCTCGAACACTTCAGTTGGACGTATCCACCAGTGCCCGGCCACGCTGGTACGCATGACAGGCATTCGCGACATTCTGGATG is a window of Microbispora sp. NBC_01189 DNA encoding:
- a CDS encoding LysR family transcriptional regulator; amino-acid sequence: MTIDVVRLRVLVAVARAGTVTAAARELHYSQPSVSHHLARLEAETGAKLVQRVGRGLRLTEAGRLLAERGAEILGRLDAASAELSAHVGLRAGRVRLAAFPSALGTFVPAAAARLAKEHPGLDLRLMEAEPPEALRLLRSGEVDVAVVFRYDGTGPEDDGVRLVPLLDDPSLLVTAGPVTPSPAADLAAYAEAPWIAGCERCRAHLLALCAEAGFEPRVSFTTDDYVAVQAMVAAGLGVAVLPRLALSAHRHPGVLTSELPGPARRVHAATYGEPPDPPATAALVAALLRAQLGAGEGAGEGAGDGVGASLSSSVAVHTAVPVPGS